In one Pseudodesulfovibrio tunisiensis genomic region, the following are encoded:
- a CDS encoding flagellar biosynthesis anti-sigma factor FlgM: MGRGKTCPGNASGMEKKRISDEFEVRESHLRNTERADRIARLKREIRDGSYEPDIRDIARLLTSAMDPTL, from the coding sequence ATGGGCAGAGGAAAAACCTGTCCGGGCAACGCGTCCGGCATGGAGAAGAAACGCATATCGGATGAATTCGAGGTCCGGGAAAGTCATCTGCGCAACACCGAACGCGCGGACAGGATAGCCCGGCTGAAAAGGGAAATCCGCGATGGCAGCTACGAGCCGGACATTCGGGACATAGCCCGGCTTCTGACTTCGGCCATGGACCCGACCCTGTAG
- a CDS encoding class I SAM-dependent methyltransferase, whose amino-acid sequence MKAFSKYVPRHSRVLDYGCGYGRTVAELAEAGYADVTGIDFSESLINRGKAEHPALDLRAYAGGPLPFEDGSFDAALLLAVLTCIPETKHQAETLLELKRVLKPGGMLYINDFLLNRDKRNLDRYKLGQDKYGLYGIFDLPDGAVMRHHHRDYMEALLWDFEMVFFRTAIYETMNGHTSRGFYCMVRMP is encoded by the coding sequence TTGAAGGCATTTTCCAAGTACGTGCCCCGGCACAGCCGGGTGCTGGATTACGGTTGCGGATACGGCAGGACTGTGGCCGAGCTGGCCGAGGCCGGCTATGCCGACGTCACGGGCATCGACTTTTCCGAATCCCTGATCAACAGGGGCAAGGCCGAGCATCCGGCCCTGGATTTGCGAGCCTATGCCGGCGGCCCTCTGCCGTTCGAGGACGGATCGTTCGACGCCGCCCTGCTTCTTGCCGTGCTCACCTGCATTCCCGAGACAAAGCATCAGGCCGAGACCCTGCTTGAACTCAAGCGCGTGCTCAAGCCCGGAGGAATGCTCTACATCAACGACTTCCTGCTCAACCGGGACAAGCGCAATCTGGACCGCTACAAGCTGGGACAGGACAAGTACGGCCTGTACGGCATATTCGACCTGCCGGACGGCGCGGTCATGCGCCATCACCACAGGGACTACATGGAGGCGCTGCTCTGGGATTTCGAGATGGTGTTCTTCCGAACCGCCATTTACGAAACCATGAACGGGCACACCTCGCGCGGATTCTACTGCATGGTGCGCATGCCCTGA
- a CDS encoding trypsin-like peptidase domain-containing protein, with product MPMSFPGEGDITVRLNDGREFVADLVGSDPDFDLAVLRLRKAGKLPQVSMGDSEDILIGETVIAIGNPFGYSHTVTTGVISALNRSMQTDRGAFGSFIQTDAAINPGNSGGPLLNIRGELLGITTAIQARAEGIGFAIPINKAKYVVDELLSSGHVEPIWFGMFGQDMDQAMCRYFGLEDQYGMLVTDVRKGSPAARAGIRPGDAVLAVNDKRVRNKDDYLSRLFGTTKKERVSFLALSCGEEKPRRITLRPQVLDSATATELVRDRWGFELETRGTKARVAKVVPGSPAAKLGLQPGDVIHQIGNRRLTRGADLLNAFLRNRMQKSVLMRVQRERGLYYVRLTL from the coding sequence ATGCCCATGTCATTTCCGGGGGAGGGGGACATCACGGTCCGCCTGAACGACGGCCGGGAGTTCGTCGCGGACCTCGTGGGCTCGGACCCGGATTTCGATCTGGCCGTGCTCAGGCTGCGCAAGGCCGGAAAACTGCCGCAGGTCAGCATGGGCGACTCGGAAGACATTCTGATCGGGGAAACCGTGATCGCCATCGGCAACCCCTTCGGCTATTCCCACACCGTGACCACGGGCGTGATCTCGGCCCTGAACCGGTCCATGCAGACCGACCGGGGCGCCTTCGGCAGCTTCATCCAGACCGACGCGGCCATCAACCCGGGCAATTCCGGCGGGCCGCTTCTGAACATCCGGGGCGAGCTGCTGGGCATCACCACCGCGATTCAGGCCCGGGCCGAGGGCATCGGGTTCGCCATTCCCATCAACAAGGCCAAGTACGTGGTGGACGAGCTGCTGTCCTCCGGCCATGTGGAGCCCATCTGGTTCGGCATGTTCGGGCAGGACATGGATCAGGCCATGTGCCGCTATTTCGGGCTTGAGGACCAGTACGGCATGCTGGTCACGGACGTGCGCAAGGGATCGCCCGCCGCACGCGCCGGTATCCGGCCCGGCGACGCCGTGCTGGCCGTGAACGACAAGCGCGTCCGAAACAAGGACGACTATCTCTCCCGGCTGTTCGGCACCACCAAGAAGGAACGCGTTTCCTTTCTGGCATTGTCCTGCGGCGAGGAAAAGCCGCGCCGGATCACGCTTCGGCCACAGGTGCTGGATTCGGCAACGGCCACGGAACTCGTGCGCGACAGGTGGGGATTCGAACTGGAAACCCGGGGCACGAAGGCGCGAGTCGCCAAGGTTGTGCCGGGCTCTCCGGCGGCCAAGCTCGGACTCCAGCCCGGGGACGTGATCCATCAGATAGGCAACCGCCGCCTGACCAGAGGCGCGGACCTGCTGAACGCCTTTCTGCGCAACCGGATGCAGAAGTCCGTGCTCATGCGCGTGCAGCGGGAACGCGGTTTGTACTATGTGCGCTTGACGCTCTGA
- a CDS encoding zinc metalloprotease HtpX — translation MTSQIKTVLLLGLLTGLLLFLGGLMGGRAGLVIAFGFALVMNVTSYWYSDRIVLRMYKARELSRGDAPHIHAVVEEMSARAGIPKPRIFLIPQDQPNAFATGRNPENAVVAVTRGIVSILDPDELKGVLGHELGHIANRDILIQSIAAVIGGAIVFIATMLQWTAIFGIGGSDDEEGSNPLAALAMAFLAPIAASLIQMAISRSREYLADDTGARLAGNPLYLAGALGKLDAASKQIPMQGSPATENMFIVSPFAGRRAAALFSTHPPIEDRIRRLREKAGSR, via the coding sequence ATGACCAGTCAGATAAAAACCGTATTGCTTCTCGGCCTGCTCACCGGCCTGCTCCTGTTTCTCGGCGGTCTCATGGGCGGTCGAGCCGGGCTTGTCATCGCCTTCGGCTTCGCTCTGGTCATGAACGTGACCAGCTACTGGTATTCCGACAGGATCGTGCTGCGCATGTACAAGGCGCGCGAGCTTTCGCGCGGAGACGCGCCGCACATCCACGCCGTGGTCGAGGAAATGTCGGCCCGGGCCGGGATTCCCAAGCCGCGCATCTTCCTGATTCCCCAGGACCAGCCCAATGCGTTTGCCACGGGCCGCAATCCCGAAAACGCGGTGGTTGCCGTGACCCGGGGCATCGTCAGCATTCTGGACCCGGACGAACTCAAGGGCGTGCTCGGCCATGAACTGGGGCACATCGCCAACCGCGACATCCTGATCCAGTCCATTGCCGCGGTCATCGGCGGAGCCATCGTGTTCATCGCCACCATGCTTCAGTGGACCGCGATCTTCGGCATCGGCGGCAGCGACGACGAGGAGGGATCCAACCCGCTCGCGGCGCTGGCCATGGCCTTTCTCGCCCCCATTGCGGCCAGTCTGATCCAGATGGCCATTTCCCGCTCCCGGGAATATCTGGCCGACGACACGGGCGCACGTCTGGCAGGCAACCCCCTGTATCTTGCCGGAGCCCTTGGCAAGCTGGATGCGGCCTCGAAGCAGATTCCCATGCAGGGCAGCCCGGCCACGGAAAACATGTTCATCGTCAGTCCGTTTGCGGGCCGCCGGGCAGCCGCCCTGTTCAGCACGCATCCGCCCATCGAGGACCGCATTCGCAGGCTGCGCGAAAAGGCCGGGAGCCGCTGA
- a CDS encoding substrate-binding periplasmic protein — translation MFRIRMFLFLCALACAGAASTASAADRLVVYEAYPPYEMLDRDGVITGIHIDMAREAFRRMGDSVKFEARPWRRALQDIRTGDAFAASSGFRIPEREEYAFYPDEPLSDEVTVIAANKVSGVEVNSLEDLRGLTVGVVSGYVYGHGFEELDGLKKEYSNSNDLLLKKLFNFRVDVIIGNRDVLRHLTREQDRSAHIRFVYEVGRQPLYLFFSKAFGMEAKRAAERFSEAIREMRRDGTVDRILRKY, via the coding sequence ATGTTCAGAATCCGGATGTTCCTTTTCCTCTGCGCCCTTGCCTGCGCGGGTGCGGCCTCCACGGCCTCTGCCGCCGATCGGCTGGTGGTGTACGAGGCATATCCTCCCTACGAAATGCTGGACAGGGACGGCGTGATCACGGGCATCCACATCGACATGGCCCGCGAGGCATTCCGGCGCATGGGGGATTCCGTGAAATTCGAGGCCCGGCCGTGGCGGCGCGCACTTCAGGACATCCGCACCGGCGACGCCTTTGCCGCCAGCTCCGGCTTTCGGATTCCCGAGCGCGAGGAGTACGCCTTCTACCCGGACGAACCCCTGTCCGACGAAGTGACCGTCATCGCGGCCAACAAGGTCAGCGGGGTCGAGGTGAACAGTCTGGAGGACCTGCGCGGCCTGACCGTGGGCGTGGTTTCCGGCTACGTGTATGGCCACGGCTTCGAGGAACTGGACGGCCTGAAAAAGGAATACAGCAACTCCAACGACCTTCTGCTGAAAAAACTCTTCAACTTCCGGGTCGACGTGATCATCGGCAACAGGGACGTCCTGCGCCACCTGACCCGCGAACAGGACCGATCCGCCCATATCCGGTTCGTGTACGAAGTCGGACGCCAACCCTTGTACCTCTTCTTTTCCAAGGCGTTCGGCATGGAGGCCAAGCGTGCCGCCGAACGATTCTCCGAAGCCATTCGGGAGATGCGCCGGGACGGCACGGTCGACCGCATCCTCCGCAAATACTGA
- a CDS encoding substrate-binding periplasmic protein: MMQAVLRYVGMLLAAALVVLRPFPAWPAKALLVVFDDYPPYHYWDGETPAGLNVELTREAFRRMAEPIRFERRSWRRSLHDVATGDVDCVVAGFRTPEREAFAFYPDEPLSLETNAVIFRADDANPIRHLNDLYTRTVGVVAAYKYGESFDTMPHLKKQESASDSLLLSKLLEHRVDAIMGSRLVIRHLAMKREALDRIAIGPLLKGEPLYLLISRRLGPRGSTLARRFGETLRQMRRDGTTAKFKARY, from the coding sequence ATGATGCAGGCTGTATTGCGATACGTGGGAATGCTGCTTGCCGCAGCCTTGGTCGTCTTGCGACCTTTTCCCGCGTGGCCCGCAAAAGCCCTGCTCGTGGTATTCGACGACTATCCTCCCTATCACTACTGGGACGGCGAAACTCCCGCAGGCCTGAACGTGGAACTGACCCGCGAGGCATTCCGGCGCATGGCCGAGCCCATCCGGTTCGAGCGCCGATCCTGGCGACGGAGCCTGCACGATGTGGCGACCGGGGACGTGGATTGCGTGGTGGCGGGATTCCGGACTCCGGAACGCGAAGCCTTTGCATTCTATCCGGACGAGCCTCTCAGTCTGGAGACCAATGCCGTGATCTTCCGGGCCGACGACGCCAACCCGATCAGACATCTGAACGATCTGTACACGCGAACCGTGGGAGTGGTGGCCGCGTACAAGTACGGCGAATCCTTCGACACCATGCCCCACCTGAAAAAACAGGAAAGCGCATCGGATTCCCTGCTGCTGTCCAAGCTGCTGGAGCATCGGGTCGACGCCATCATGGGCAGCAGGCTGGTGATCCGGCATCTGGCCATGAAACGGGAGGCGCTGGACCGCATCGCCATCGGCCCGCTACTGAAAGGGGAACCGCTCTATCTCCTGATTTCCAGACGCCTTGGCCCTCGGGGATCGACCCTTGCCCGCAGGTTCGGGGAAACGCTTCGCCAGATGCGGCGGGACGGTACCACGGCGAAATTCAAGGCACGTTACTAG
- a CDS encoding Hsp20/alpha crystallin family protein: MAHSKKRDCAAGEPLQNTLGCGRGLVGSGWEPPADVQENQEGFRIVIELPGVPPEEVCVELRGRDLWVFGCKPGGSAKGEYLMLERTCGRFVRKFPLGVEVDTDSIQAEMRDGLLTVSVVRKSPERRTIPVG; the protein is encoded by the coding sequence ATGGCACACAGCAAGAAAAGGGACTGCGCAGCCGGAGAACCGCTGCAAAACACTCTCGGATGCGGCCGCGGCCTTGTCGGTTCCGGCTGGGAACCGCCTGCGGACGTGCAGGAGAATCAGGAGGGATTCCGCATCGTGATCGAACTGCCCGGCGTGCCTCCTGAAGAGGTATGCGTGGAGTTGCGGGGCCGCGACCTGTGGGTGTTCGGATGCAAGCCCGGTGGCTCGGCCAAGGGCGAATACCTGATGCTGGAACGCACCTGCGGCCGATTCGTCAGAAAATTTCCGCTGGGGGTCGAGGTGGACACGGACTCGATCCAGGCCGAAATGCGGGACGGACTGCTCACCGTGAGCGTAGTGCGAAAAAGTCCCGAGCGCCGAACCATTCCGGTCGGCTGA
- a CDS encoding ATP-dependent 6-phosphofructokinase has product MVVECREEIYSSLETEIKRLGEAKVANPMSFGRFVEEDDAVLVNISRKSVTHFEKKNSRRTKKSPPVYFEPAGPREKIYFDPSKAKCAVVTCGGLCPGLNDVIRAVVMTAHHEYNVPSVLGIRYGLEGFMPEHGHDVVELAPDNVVSIHEFGGTVLGSSRGPQPPEGIVDALERMNVSILCMIGGDGTMRAASKVMEEITRRKLSISVVGMPKTIDNDINFASPSFGFDTAVEKATEAIRCANVEAMGAPWGIGLVKVMGRESGYIAAQAALACQDVNFVLIPEEPFEMEGPNGFLVHLDKRMHDRGHAVIVVAEGAGQSLLEASGRTDASGNVVLGDIASLLKDRIKDHFREEGINITLKYIDPSYIIRSVPANANDRIYCSFLGMHAVHAGMSGRTGLVISRWNGRYVHIPMDLVIRSRKRINTCSNYWRAVLESTGQPASMQNG; this is encoded by the coding sequence ATGGTCGTCGAGTGCCGAGAAGAAATCTATTCGTCCCTGGAAACCGAGATCAAACGTCTGGGCGAGGCCAAGGTCGCCAATCCCATGTCCTTTGGCCGTTTCGTGGAGGAAGATGATGCGGTTCTGGTCAATATTTCCCGCAAGAGCGTGACTCATTTCGAGAAGAAGAACAGCAGGCGCACCAAAAAGTCGCCGCCCGTGTATTTCGAGCCTGCCGGACCGCGCGAGAAGATCTACTTTGATCCGAGCAAGGCGAAATGCGCGGTGGTCACCTGCGGCGGGCTGTGCCCGGGCCTGAACGACGTGATCCGGGCCGTGGTCATGACCGCGCACCATGAATACAATGTCCCGTCCGTGCTCGGCATCCGCTACGGTCTGGAGGGATTCATGCCGGAACACGGGCACGACGTGGTCGAGCTCGCTCCGGACAACGTGGTCTCCATCCACGAATTCGGCGGGACCGTGCTGGGCAGTTCGCGCGGGCCGCAGCCGCCCGAGGGCATCGTGGACGCGCTGGAGCGCATGAACGTGTCCATCCTGTGCATGATCGGCGGGGACGGAACCATGCGCGCCGCCAGCAAGGTCATGGAGGAAATCACCCGGCGCAAGCTGTCCATCTCCGTGGTGGGCATGCCCAAGACCATCGACAACGACATCAATTTCGCCTCCCCGTCCTTCGGCTTCGACACGGCAGTGGAAAAGGCCACCGAGGCCATCCGCTGCGCCAATGTCGAGGCCATGGGCGCGCCGTGGGGCATCGGTCTGGTCAAGGTCATGGGCAGGGAGTCGGGCTACATCGCGGCGCAGGCCGCACTGGCCTGTCAGGACGTGAACTTCGTGCTCATCCCCGAGGAACCGTTCGAGATGGAAGGCCCGAACGGATTTCTTGTTCATCTGGACAAGCGCATGCACGACCGGGGGCATGCGGTCATCGTGGTTGCCGAGGGCGCGGGGCAGTCCCTGCTGGAGGCCTCGGGCAGAACCGACGCTTCGGGCAACGTGGTGCTTGGCGACATCGCGTCCCTGCTCAAGGACCGGATCAAGGACCATTTCAGGGAAGAAGGCATCAACATCACTCTCAAGTACATTGATCCGAGCTACATCATCCGTTCGGTGCCGGCCAATGCCAACGACCGCATCTACTGCTCGTTTCTGGGCATGCACGCAGTGCACGCGGGCATGAGCGGCCGTACCGGGCTGGTCATCAGCCGGTGGAACGGGCGATACGTGCACATCCCCATGGATCTGGTGATTCGGAGCCGCAAGCGCATCAACACCTGTTCCAACTATTGGCGCGCGGTTCTGGAGTCCACGGGCCAGCCCGCTTCCATGCAGAATGGATAG